The proteins below are encoded in one region of Microbacterium pygmaeum:
- a CDS encoding FAD-dependent monooxygenase yields MGFDHALVVGAGIGGLMAAAALSARYGRVTIVERDELPSTAAHRRGVPQGEQMHSILAIGQAAAEDLLPGIAAALSGAGGLWYDSPHDTASLNALGWTARGPSEAWIYGIRRYVLEHVIREQVRALPNVEVVRGRAVGLLSTPDRRRVTGLALKDARDDHITADLVVDSSGRTSHAADWVADLGYEPPAEEELVSDITYSTVVIRLPEGALPEGLRGVLAPPTPENLYGAVLLPCDNGLHQIAALGQNSTTPPTDRDGYIDHLARANSPIIAEIARSAEFIGPPKPFKIRGTRRRRWEDMVDRPEGFVVVGDAVLALNPIYGQGMSVAAVEALRMRDILTSADDDRGLARRIQESFRPTIDFPFSTGVTNDARFAGSTAIGFTPPPAPATGVITALATEDWQIAVALRYAGHYFTLDPLRRPEVAEKMRAWASAGRAVRPFDPRRVPPAFEGEPLPR; encoded by the coding sequence ATGGGATTCGATCACGCCCTCGTGGTGGGCGCCGGGATCGGCGGGCTGATGGCGGCGGCCGCGTTGTCTGCGAGATACGGTCGCGTCACGATCGTCGAGCGCGATGAGCTGCCGAGCACCGCAGCACATCGCCGCGGCGTCCCGCAGGGCGAGCAGATGCACTCCATCCTCGCGATCGGGCAGGCCGCCGCGGAGGATCTTCTCCCCGGCATCGCGGCCGCGCTTTCGGGCGCGGGTGGGCTCTGGTACGACTCCCCGCACGACACGGCAAGCCTGAATGCACTCGGATGGACGGCGCGCGGGCCCAGCGAAGCGTGGATCTACGGCATCCGTCGCTACGTCCTCGAGCACGTGATCCGCGAACAGGTGCGGGCGCTCCCGAATGTGGAGGTCGTCCGCGGTCGAGCGGTCGGCCTGCTCAGCACGCCGGATCGCCGGCGGGTGACGGGTCTGGCGCTGAAAGACGCGCGCGACGATCACATCACCGCCGACCTGGTGGTCGACTCCTCGGGACGCACATCTCACGCGGCCGACTGGGTCGCCGATCTCGGGTACGAACCCCCCGCCGAAGAGGAGCTCGTCAGCGACATCACCTACTCGACGGTGGTGATCCGGCTACCGGAGGGCGCGCTGCCCGAAGGTCTCAGGGGTGTGCTGGCCCCGCCGACGCCCGAGAACCTGTACGGCGCAGTGCTGCTGCCCTGCGACAACGGCCTGCACCAGATCGCTGCGCTCGGCCAGAACAGCACGACGCCCCCGACCGATCGCGATGGGTACATCGATCATCTCGCGCGTGCGAATTCGCCGATCATCGCCGAGATCGCGCGGAGCGCAGAGTTCATCGGTCCGCCGAAGCCTTTCAAGATCCGTGGCACACGGCGGCGGCGGTGGGAGGACATGGTCGACCGCCCGGAAGGATTCGTCGTGGTGGGCGACGCCGTGCTGGCGCTCAACCCCATCTACGGGCAGGGGATGTCCGTGGCGGCTGTCGAAGCTCTCCGCATGCGAGACATCCTCACGTCAGCTGACGACGACCGCGGGCTCGCCCGTCGTATCCAGGAGTCCTTCCGCCCCACCATCGATTTCCCCTTCTCGACCGGCGTCACCAACGACGCCCGGTTCGCGGGCTCGACGGCGATCGGCTTCACCCCACCCCCTGCGCCGGCGACCGGTGTGATCACGGCGCTGGCCACTGAGGACTGGCAGATCGCGGTCGCTCTTCGATACGCGGGCCACTACTTCACCCTTGATCCGCTGCGGCGTCCGGAGGTGGCGGAGAAGATGCGGGCGTGGGCGTCAGCGGGGCGGGCG